The segment GCAGAGAGCAGTATGGACTGGGGGAGGGGGCTGGCTGTTTCGGGAGCCCATGCTCAGGGGTGCTGAGTGGATGGAGGAagggctggctgcagaggaACAGTGGATGGACAGTGCCTTGCAGTGCCTTTTATCATGGGGTGCCAAGGGGTCTGGGAGTGGACTGAGTGGATGGAGTAATCCCCAGGATGTCTCATGCCCGAGGAGGGGGGCGCAATGAGCCCTGGAAGAGCTCATGACTGAAGGTGGACTGTGTGGATGTGGGGACTGCGAGAtgctctgtgcccaggagaTGCCCCATGCCGGGAAGAGTGCACAGATTGAGGGGTCCGGCACTTGAATGCCTGTGCCCTGCAAATGCCTTATTCCCGAGGGGGCTTATCTGGATGAGGAGACTCCTGTGGGGCTCATACCCTTGAAGAGGGGAATGTGAATGGGGGCATACCTGGGGTGTCCAGTGCTCAGGAACACCCCAAGCTCTGTGGAAGGGGGGtggatggtggtggtggtgtctCCACAGTGCCTTATATCCCAGAGAGTGCTGTGTGAATTGGGAGGGGATATCCCCAGGATGTCCAAAACCTGAGGGTGTCCAATACTCTGAGGGAGGGTTATATCATCGAATCGTATCATAGACTGGTCTGGGCTGCAAAGGACCATAAacatcatctagttccaacctccaTCCCTCAGGATTTCCCATGCCCTGGGGCTGGCATGTGAGTAAGGATGCTCTGCACTCGGGGGAACTGCATGCCCGGGGAGAAGGCGAGCAAtgaatgggggggggggggtccccaggacATCCCGAGTGCGGGGGTACCCCTGCCTGGCGGGGCAGCCGCGTGCTCCGAGTGCCGCAGgacgggacaggacaggacgTCCCGTGCcaggcgggggcggcggggccggggcccggGGATATGTGGGGGGGTCGGAGCGCGGCGGGGGGCGCATCCCCCCCGGCCGGCCGCTGCCTGCGCCTCATTAGCGGGGCCTTTGTTTGCACAGGGCTCGCAGCTCCCGCTTGCCCATGCCGCCGCCTATAAAGCGGAGCCGGAGCCGGCAGCCGGGCagaggcggcggcagcgcccggcagcgcccggccccccctccccgccgccgcctccggtCCCGGTCCGCCCGCCTCGGCCGGCCGGCACCATGCGCGCCGCTGCGCTGTTGCTGCTCGCCCTGCTCCCGCTCCGGCCCCtgcccggccgcgccgcccgccccaAGCTCGCCCTGCCCATCCGGCCCGACACGGACCCGCTGCCCCCCGGCGGGGCGGCAGGTAGGAGCCCCCTGCCCTACACCCTTTCTTCCCCCGCTCCGCGCACCCCCGGTCCTGTACAAGCCGCTGCCGCACCCCCCGTCACGCATTCTGTGTCGGGCACCCCCTCCCTGCCACCCGCACCCCCGTCCGTGCATCGCATGCTTGCACCCCCCTTCTCTGGCACCCCGCGTTCCGCCCCGGGCCCCCCGGCTGGCCGGGACAGGCACTgggaccggcaccgggagcgCAGCGGGCGGCGGGGCGGTGCCGGCCGGTCCGGGGCTGCGGCAGGGGGGTGCCCGCGGCCCGGAGGTGACTGGGGACGGCGGTGGGTGGTGGTGGGGTCTCCGCAGGCTGCGCCTTCGGGGGGCATTTCTATGCTCTGGAGGAGACGTGGCATCCGGACCTGGGGGAGCCCTTCGGGGTGATGCGCTGCGTTATCTGTCACTGTGAGCCGGTGAGTGCCCCCACACACCCCTTTCCCCGGGAGACCCCCCAGGACCTGGgtctgctggggagggggctggcaAGGAGGGAGTTCGACCCTTCTGTTCAATACACTCCTCTCATTCTCATGGAAGAGGGAAGCGGGATCCCTTCAGCCAGCCGGACACCTGGATGTCCTCCCCCGCGGCaggggggaggagaaggggggtTTAAAGGATCAGGCTTCattcttcctccccctcctcggGGATGGCCTCCGggccccttcctccctccctccgaGCAGCTCCCCGAGGCCGGGGCTGGCGGGGCCACGCACAGCTGGTCAAgaggctgggggctgtggggagggggccCTGGTTTGGCTGCCGTACAGGAATCTGGGGACTGTGCAAGGTGTCCAGGGCTCCAGATGGAAAAATATGGGGGAAGCcatgctgtgctgggagggcaTGACTTGGCACACCTAGAAATGGCCTGGCATACCTTGGCACGGTTTTCCTGGGGTCTTCTTGGCCCCCCACAGCAGAGGAACCACCGGGGGAAGCCTGTGGGCAAAGTGAACTGCAAGAACATGAAGCAGGACTGTCCCGTGCCTACCTGTCCCCGGGCCACGTTGCTGCCTGGACACTGCTGTCACACCTGCCCCAAAGGTGAGGAGAATGGGTGCTTCTCTGCAGGGAACCCCCACCAGTCCCCCAGGATCCCCTGCTGGCCTGGGAAAGCGGGCATTGCAAACCCCCCTGAAAAGGGCTGGTCAATCTGTTATGAAAGTCACCAGTGCCCATGATATGATGGGCAGGGGAAAGCCCTGATGGGAACAGCCTGAAAGGAGTGCAGAGAAGGCACACAGGGCTAAATGCCCTGCCTGACCATGTGCCTGTGCACAGCATGCCCCATCTGAGAGCCCCATAGTGATTCACAGGGCACATCTTGGTCTATCTCAAAAGGGGTGATTTATTATTGTCCCCCACCCCAAGCTCTTGGGCACAAGCAGCCTGGTGTGATGATCTCCTCCTGTGTCCACCCCATGCCAACCTTGCCAGGCCCCCCAGAGAAGAGCCCTGCACTCCGCTTTGACACCTTCGAGTACTTCCAGGACAAGGAGGATGACTTGGACAAGCCCTACAACGACCGCTCCTACCTCAGCTCTGAGGGCCTGGCTCGCGATGATGCCCGCACAGGTGAGCCACCCacccaaacagcagcagtgtggggcACCCCCCATGCtccccctcagcagcagcatctcctcccCAGAGTTTGTGGCCTTGCTGACGAGTGGCCCGGAGCCATGGCACCCCACATCCAGCGCCGTGGCCAAGGCTCGCTTCACCCTGCTGCGCTcctccctgctcttctccatCAGCTACGAGCGGTGAGTCCTGccccctgtccagcctggcacagtAGGCAGCTCTCTGGAAAAGGCGGGGGGGAATGCAACAGTgcttgtgcctcagtttcctttcTGATATCCCCCCATGGTGTCACAGCCTTCTTGCACTGTCAGAGTGAGAGATTTGGAGAAGGGGGGTCAGTGTGCTGGGCTCCAGCCTAGGTCAGCAGCCAGAATTTCGGCACACCCACAGTGTCGGCCCAGCCTCACCCATTTGCCTCCAGATCTGGACTGTAAACAAATGGGAACAGTTCCAGGGCTCCCGTGGGTGCAGCTGGCAGAACTGCTGTGCCaccctgcaggctctgctggagggcagtgccttggcactgctgccagggTTCCCCATGCTTGCCATGCCCTCCCCGGATGCCcgccagcagcagagcctctcctctccctccctccttcccgctccagtttcttctgctcttcctcGCTTCCAGGCCCCTTTGCATAGTAAAGTGGTGACTAATTTCCAGCTCTGACAGGGGGAGCCAAGCGGAGCCGAAAATGCTCCTTATTTACAGCCTGAACACAGCTCCCCGTGGGTCCTGCCATGGTGCCTTTCCCGGCAGAGACCCCTCATCCTGCTTTGTGCCAGTTAGACACTGCTCCAGGATAGGGGACCCCCGAGAATCCATGCCAAGCTGGCATTTGGCAGGACAGCAGTGTTGGGCTAGTCCTGGAATGGGCGGGCAGAGCCTAGCACTTGGCACGCCAGGAGAACGTCTTCCTTCTCCtgcccatcccaaacccccgGTGACCCCTTTATGCCCTGTGCGACACACCCCTGCGCCCGATGCTGAgtgagggggaggggaagggcaggTACGCGGCCCTTGCTCACCCCTCGCATGCTCGCAGGCTGGGGCGGCCGAGCCGGGTGCGTTTCAGTGACCCCGAGGGTAACGTGCTGTTTGAACACCCCGTGCAGAAGAGCGCTGCCCCCGAGGATGGCATggtgagaggggctgggagggcagggggcaCGGTGCCCCTTCCAACCCCTGCCGGGCGTGTGGTGCCCCCCAGCCAGCGCCCAGCCCTTCCGTTCATCACCCACAGCTCTGTGGAATGTGGAGGACGGTGTCCAAAGCCAACGTGCAGCTGCTGCGGGGGGAACAACTCCGTGTGTCCCTCATCACTCGGGCACAGCCCTCTGGAGAGGTCCATGGGCACATCCTCAAGCACCGGGCACTCTTTGCAGGTGAGTCCAGCTCCCGCATGCACACCCAGTGGGTGCCCACCAGAACGTTCctcatgtccctgtccctgcacagagacATTTGGTGCCATCCTGACCTCGTCGAACCCTTTGCACTTGGGTGCTGGGGGCATGGCCATGCTGACACTGAGCGACACAGAGAACAACCTGCACTTCATCCTCATGGCCCGGGGACTGCTGGAGCCTGGAGCAAGAGGTGAGGgcgggcagggaaggggagggaggcaCTGCCCAGAGGGGGCTGCATAGACCTGAAGGAGTGCATGGCATGTCTGCAGCTCAGGATGCATGGGTCAGCATCTGTGGGGTCAGGATgggtggctgggctgggtgtgGGGCTCAGGGTGGGTATAggggctgtgtgtgcagtgGGGTGGAGGGTGAGGTGTGCATACAGTGTGTTATATGATTTGGAGTGCGCCTGGTGGGGAGGGGATGGTGTGCTCCTAAGCAGGGGGGCTGGGGGTACTGCAGAGCATATGGGGGGTGAGGGTCATTGTGCAAGAAGGATAGGTTTGCATCGTGGGTTTGCAAGGATTTAGGGCATGCTGGAGGAATGATGAGGGCCCAGGCACACAGGGGCAGGCAACTGGCAAGAAAGTGCCAGGGGTTTGGAGGTGGTAGGCACAGAGGTGTAGGTTTGACAGTGGTTGCAGACGCCTGGTCCAGTGGGTCCACTCCCCTCTGCCATGTCCAGAATCTCCGTGGGTCCCACTGAGGGTCCGCATCCTGCACCAGGGCCAGACGCTACGGGAGGTCCACGCCAACATCACTGTGGAGGTAAAGCGTTTTCTTCCCCCACATGCCCTGGCAGCCTCGGTGCCCAGAGCACCAGGGCTGATCCATGGCGCTCTACACCCCTGCCAGGACCCCGACTTTGCGGAGGTGCTGAGTGATCTGTCTGCCCAAGAGCTGCAGTGGCTGGTGCAGGGGCAGCTCCGCATCGTGGCTGAGACAGAGGGCCGGCACGCACGCCAGCTGGCTGGCACCATCACCACCCGCCGCAGCTGTGACAGTGAGCACAGGGCAGGCACGCAGGGGTGCAGGGGGATTACTGTGCTCACCCCCGTGCCAATCTCACCCACCTTTGTGCCTCTCTCCCCGGGCTGAAGCCATCCAAAGCGTGCTATGCGGAGCGGATGCTTTGCTGCCGACCAAGACCGGGGCTGTGGGCTCAGCCAAACTGGCGCTGCATGAGAATGGCACCCTGGAGTACCAGGTGAGTGGTGGGCACCCATTTCCCTCTCGAGGGTCCCAGGTGTATCTGCCACCCTGACACTGCCCTTTGGCACCCCACCCACAGGTGCAGGTGGTGGGCACTGCCAGCGAGGTGGTGGGCATCACACTGGAGACCAAACCCCGACGGAAAAGCAAGAGGAACATCCTGTTTGACATGACACCCAGCTACAAGGACGGGCAGGTGAGCACTAGTCGATGCTGGGAGGGATGGCATGGGGACTTTGGGTGAGTCCCTGTCCCAATCTGCATGGTCTCCCATGGGTGGCAGGCCTGGGGTGCCTGGCAGAGCCCCAGCGCCCGCGATGCCCACATGCTTCTACAAAATGAGCTCTTCCTCAACGTGGCCACCAAAGACTGGGCAGAGGGTGAGCTGCGGGGCCAAATCATCTCCCTGCCCTACAGTGGACTGCTCGCCCGCTACACAGGTACCAGGGACACGCGGGGTGGTAATGGGGGGCAGTGGGGGAAGCCCTCCCACACACCACCCACACCTTCCCACGGTCCCTGTCTGTGCGCAGAGATGCCCGTGGCACTGGCAGGGCAGCTGGTGTCCCCCCCAGTGCACAGTGGCGCCGGGGGGCATGCCTGGCTCTCGCTGGATGAGCACTGCCACCTGCACTACGAGATCTCAGTGGCGGGGCTGGGACGCCCGAGCGATGGCACTGTCAGTGCCCACATCCATGGGGTGGCTGAGCTGGGGGAGATGGGCACCCGCCCCCACCAGCACAAGCGCCTGCTCAAGGGCTTCTACAGCACTGAGGTGAGGTGGGCACCGGGTCAGGGCATCacacagcaggggctgggccAGATCTTATCCCCACCCTGGTGTCCCTCTTGCCACGACAGGCTCAGGGGGTGGTGAAAGACCTGGATGCCgacctgctgcagcacctggcCCAGGGCACTGCTTTCCTGCAAGTCAGCACCAAAGCACACCCCAGCGGGGAGATGCGGGGACGGGTAGGTCCTCATCGGGCAGGGCACCCCTACCCACCCCCACTGCTGCCTG is part of the Vidua chalybeata isolate OUT-0048 chromosome 10, bVidCha1 merged haplotype, whole genome shotgun sequence genome and harbors:
- the CHRD gene encoding chordin gives rise to the protein MRAAALLLLALLPLRPLPGRAARPKLALPIRPDTDPLPPGGAAGCAFGGHFYALEETWHPDLGEPFGVMRCVICHCEPQRNHRGKPVGKVNCKNMKQDCPVPTCPRATLLPGHCCHTCPKGPPEKSPALRFDTFEYFQDKEDDLDKPYNDRSYLSSEGLARDDARTEFVALLTSGPEPWHPTSSAVAKARFTLLRSSLLFSISYERLGRPSRVRFSDPEGNVLFEHPVQKSAAPEDGMLCGMWRTVSKANVQLLRGEQLRVSLITRAQPSGEVHGHILKHRALFAETFGAILTSSNPLHLGAGGMAMLTLSDTENNLHFILMARGLLEPGARESPWVPLRVRILHQGQTLREVHANITVEDPDFAEVLSDLSAQELQWLVQGQLRIVAETEGRHARQLAGTITTRRSCDTIQSVLCGADALLPTKTGAVGSAKLALHENGTLEYQVQVVGTASEVVGITLETKPRRKSKRNILFDMTPSYKDGQAWGAWQSPSARDAHMLLQNELFLNVATKDWAEGELRGQIISLPYSGLLARYTEMPVALAGQLVSPPVHSGAGGHAWLSLDEHCHLHYEISVAGLGRPSDGTVSAHIHGVAELGEMGTRPHQHKRLLKGFYSTEAQGVVKDLDADLLQHLAQGTAFLQVSTKAHPSGEMRGRVHIPNQCHAGGTRLAPGESLGQAELSESTKTRDLEQLKKDPNSCFFEGQHRAHGTRWAPDYDKKCSICSCQKRTVICDPILCQPLNCTHQVHPEELCCPICEEKKTEQEEMKLERARDSSEGCYFDGDKTWRGSGTRWHPVVPPFGLIKCAICTCKGTTGEVHCEKVQCPRLTCANPVRASPSDCCKQCPAPEKSVPELADSMQADAPRACRFGRRWYLNNESWHPSVPPFGEMKCILCWCVSGETHCQRQECPPSACASPATRDNPCCAKCRALDAPSDAREKVHDAKVESRSH